From Flaviflexus ciconiae:
CTCCAGTTCTGACAGGTCCCGATAGATCGTCATCGGGGACGCGTCGACGAGCTTAAGCAGGTCCTCAACGCGCACCGTCCCAAGGTTTAGGACATGCTCGGCGAGCATTTGCTGCCGATCGTTCTTGCTGAGCTGAGCCACAGTGTTCACTTCCTCCCTACATCAAACTCTACTGCCACCCATCGAAGAAGAACGAAATGGGTGAAAGAAATAAGCAGCACAGCTCGTCGAGATAGGCGTGTCGGGGCCAGAGCCCCGACACACCACTCACGTGCTAGGGGCGCAGGATGTACTTCGATCCGTTGCCCTGAGACATGTCCTCAAGAGACTCAACAAGAGCCTCCAAGGGCCTGACCTCGGTGCAGAGGCTCATGCCATCAAACTTGCCGGTTGAGAGCAGTTCGACAGCTACCTTCACGTACCTGGGCTGATGGTGGTACACGCCCTTAAGCGTGTACTCCTTGTAGTGCATGTCGGAGGAGTTCACCGAGAACGGGGCGTTCTTCGGGGTTCCACCAAACAGCACCGCAGTTCCGCCGGGGCGGAGGCAGTGAACTGTCTGCTCCCATACCTGGGGCAGTCCCACAGCCTCCACGGCAACATCGGCGCCGCGTCCGCCCGGGGTGAGCTCGTTAATCTGTGCCGCACACTCCTCGGGGCCCTCGAGTCCCGTCAGGTCGACGGTACGTGCACCGGCTTCCGCGGCCTGCGCAAGGCGGGATGCGGAACGGTCGGCGGCGATGACACTGGCCCCGCGCAGTTGCGCAAGCTTGATGAACATCTGGCCAATCGGACCGGCACCGTTCACGGTCACCGTATCGCCAAGCTTGATGCCGGACTCGTAGATTCCGTGGACCACTGTCGACAGGGGCTCGAGCGGGGCTGCCGCTTCGAAGGAGAGCGTGTCTGGAATATGGTACGTATTCCTTTCCACGATTGCCTTCGGGATGACAATCTGCTCCGCGAATGCCCCGTTGAGGTACTCGAGGTTATCGCACAGCGATTCGCGCCCGATGGTGCAGGCCCAGCAGTGCCCGCATGGTGCAGTGTTGGCGGCGACGACGCGGTCCCCGACCTTGAAGTCAGTTACCCCGTCACCCACCTCCGTAACAATGCCAGCGAACTCGTGACCAAACCTTGCTGGGAGGGTCGGAAACAGCGTGGGATGCCCGCGCCGATACGACTTGAGGTCGGTTCCGCAGGTTGCTGCGGCCTTGACCTCAACGGCTATCTCTCCGGGGCCGGGGACACCCGGCTCGACGTCTTCCAGGCGAAGATCGCCCGGACCATAGAACATATACGCGCGCATATGCGTCGCACCTACTTTCTGTTAGGGACGGGGCGGCAGAACCGCCTGCGCCAAAACATCTGCGTAGTTGGGATCGTCTTCGTAGACGATCTGCTGAGCCGCGAACAGCAGCGGCATGCGCTCCTTAAGGGAAGCGTCGGTCTGCTCAACGAGGTTGACGGCGAGCGGGATAGCCGGAACGCCCTCAACGGTCTGCTCAAGCTCCTTCATCGTTTCGAGAGCAGTCTTGGCTCCCTCACCGCGTCCGATCCTCGAGCCGTAGACCTTGTTGCGGCCGGACAGGCCGGTGACTTCGAGGTCACCAACGCCGGGCAGGCCGTAGGCCGTGGCTTCCTTGGCGCCGAGGGCAACCGAAAGGATCGACATCTCGCGCACAGCCTGGGCGAACGTGGCTGCCTTGAGGTTGTGGTGGGGATGTCCGGTCTTGTCCTGGAGGCCGTCGGCGATGCCGAGCATGATGGCGTAGACGTTCTTCATCGGGGCGCAGACTTCCACGCCTACCTCGTCATCCGAGGGTTCGATGGCGTAGTTATCGGAGCGTGCCTCGCGGGCGTACTTCACCGCTACGTCCTTGTCCTTGCATCCGAAGATCGTTGCGGTCGGCTCGTCGGCAGCGCACTCGTTCGCCTTGACCGGGCCCGCGATTGCGACGATCGGGGGAAGTTCGACGCCGGCCTCTTCTGCGATGGCGCGAACACCGGCGGGCAGGAGCTGAATGGTGCCGTCTTCCGCAGGAAGGAAGCCCTTCGTGGTCATCCACAGGGCCTGGGCCTTGGAGATACCGGGGAGTGCAAGTTCAACAACCTTTGGGACACCGGCGGAGGCAACCGAGAGTGCTACAACATCGACGCCGTCCATGGCCTTCGCCAGGTCATCGGAACGGAAGGTCGTGACCTTGCCGGAGATGACAACGTCGATGCGAGGGTGCGGTGAGCCTGCCTCGATGGCATCGATCAGGTGATCGTCCAGCCAGGTACCCCAAAGGTTCACCTCCCAGCCTGCGCGGACGAGAGCATTTGCGAGGCCAGAGCCCATGGCTCCGGCACCAAGAATGACAATTGATGGCATTGTTCGGCCCTTTCGACCTAGTCGTCTTCGTTTGATACTTCGGCGTCCGGGTAGCGGCGCGCGAACTCGTGAAGCTGATCGTTGGTTTCCTTGAGATCAGAGTAGAGACGGCCCTGGATAGCACCGAGCTCCTGGTAGATCTTGTGGTTTTCCTCGTTGGGTTCGGTCGAGTCGGTGAACTGAGCCATGTTCTTGGCTGCGGTTGCGATCTCGGTGTCACCAAAGACGCCGGTCGAGGCCATGGCGACAACACCTGCACCCAGTGCGGAAATCTCGTCTTCCTTGCAGGCGGTGATCGGCAAGCCGATCGCATCGGTCATGATCTGACGCCAGAGCTTCGAGCGGACACCGCCACCCATGGCACGAACCGTCTGAAGCTTCACTCCCGTTGCTTCTTCCATGCCGCGTAGCGAACGAGCCATCTCCATCGAGATCGCTTCAAGAAGCGAGCGGTACATGGAGCCGGGTCCGTGCGTTCCACGCCAGCCGACAATTCCGCCGCGGGCAATCGGCTCCCAGTAGGGGCTCTGTACGGCGTTCCAGTAGGGCAGGGTGACAAGGCCACCCGAGCCGGGGGTACGTGCTGCCGCGAGCGCCTCAAGCTCCGGATCCGGGCCACCCTGCAGTGCCGGGTTGCCGAAGACACGACGGAACCACGTGGTAAGGAATGCTCCCGAGGACTGAAGGATCTCGAGAACGTAGGTGTTGGGGACACCACCGGCGAGGGTGCGGAACACCTGGCCGTACTGGTAGTCGAGGGAGGTCACGCCCGCGTTAACGGCGGTTCCCATGTTGAGGTAGGCAACCTCGGGGTCAACGGCGGCGGCACCAATGCCGGCAGCCTGACCGTCGCCGAGGCCTGCGATAACCGGGATCTCCTTCGAGATGTTCCAGGCGTCGCGAACTTCCTTCTTGACGTAGCCAAGGACCTCACCGGGCTGGTACAGGTCAGCCATCTGACCGCGGTCAACACCCGCAATCTCCATGAGTGACTCGTCATAGTCGAGCTTCTCGATATCGAACAGTCCGAGCGAGTCAGCGGCTGCAACAGAGTCGCTCCACTTACCGGTCAGGCAGTAAACGAGATAGGCGTGGACATCGACGATCTTGTCGGCCTTGGACCAGATCTCCGGCTCGTGTTCCTTCACCCATGCCATCTTGTAAATGGCCGGGGTCACGTCAGCGGGCTTGCCCGACAGCTTGTGAATCTCGGGGGTGCCGTACTTCTTGATCTGATCCGCGGCGCGAATGTCGAGCCAGAGAATACCGTTGCGCAGCGGGGTGCCATCCTCCGTGAACGGAGCGAAGGTCTCGCGCTGGTGCGTCATACCGATAGCTTCGATGCGACCCCGGTCCTCCATCTTCAGCCGCGAGATTGCCTCAGCAATTGCGGCGTTCGTCGAGGTCCACCAGTGTGCGGGGTTGTGTTCTCCAAAGCCCTGCTGCGGGGTGCGGAGCGGGATCTCCCGCTTGCCGAGCGCAAGCACATTGCCCAGAGCATCGACAATGATCGCCTTCGACGAGGTCGTCGACGAGTCAACCGCAATAACGAGCGGACCATCAGCCGCATTGATCTTGTTCATTTGTGTCTCCTGAATTCTTCTTTGAATCAGACTGGCCGAGTGAGAGCCAGCGTTATTAACAGTATTAACAGTTAGAACTGATAAATCCACCAGAATTTCATGATGGGAATACGTTCAACTACATTCAGTCATTCTCTCAGTGTTGAGGTGGGTGACTTTCGACCGATACGAGAAAGCGTCGGGCGTGGAATGCGAATGTCGGTGACCCGGCTTCTCTCCCCCAACCCGGCGTTCCTGCTCGGGCGGGAAGCGCGGGACGGTATGGAAAAACTCGGGCGCCGGACACGTGACCGGCCCATTGGAGGAGCCCGCGACGGGTGATGACGATTAGCCCAGTTTCAAACCGGACCAGACCGGTAAGTGCCGCGCGGGGCAGAGAAGCTTTCAACTCCCCCACCCCGCGCTCGTTGGACTCTTGCCGAAAGGCTTAGCCCTCGTCCCTTCCGGGCTGCTTGCCGTAGGTCGACATGCCAACGACGGCACTGTCGATCTGTTCCTGACTGAGGAGGGAAATCGGGGCTCCGGTTGCCATGGCCCTGAGCTGGATCTCGCAAATATATTCGAGGATGGGCAGGAGGTTCACGGCCTTCTTGAGGTTCGGGCCCAGGGTGATCGCGCCATGGTTCTTCATGAGTGCACCGCTACGACCTTCGAGTGCCTTGGCGACATTGATGGCGAGCTGATCCGTGCCGAACTCGGCATAGGGGGCCACGCGGATAATGCCACCAAGCATGCCCGAGTAGTAGTGCGAGGGCGGGATCTCATCAACAACGAGGCCAAGGGCCGTCGAAGCGTACGCGTGGTTGTGGGTCACCGCCTGGGCATCCGTCGATTCGTAGACGGCAATGTGGAGGGGCAGTTCGGAGGACGGCTTCAGCTTGCCCTCCACATGGTTGCCATCCATGTCGTATACGACAACGTCCTCGGCGACCATCGTGTCGTAGTCAACCCCGACGGGGAGATAACAACGTGGTCGCCAATTCGGACGGATACGTTACCCGCAGTTCCAACAACGAGGTTTTCCTTCACCATGAACTGGCAGGTTTCAACAACCTCTTGGCGTTCCTTCTCGTACAGCATTGATATTCACTTTCTCTTGACGTCGGGATTGGCGAGATGGGTGGGTAGTTCCCCTCGCGCATACGCAGCAATATCGGCGGAGCCGATACGAGCAGCCACGCGCGAGGCTTCCTGGGAGGCTCCCGCAAGGTGAGGGGTGAAGGTAATGCGCGGGGTGCGTAGCAGGCGGTGGTCCGCCGGTAGCGGCTCCTCGGGCAGGCAGTCGAACGCAGCGGCGTGGAGATGACCGGAGTCAATGGAGTCACAAACAGCGTCGTAGTCGACAAGAGGGCCGCGAGCGCAGTTGACGAGGATCGAACCCTTCTTCATCTTCGCGAGGCTATCGGCGTTAATCATGTGCCGATTCTCGTCGGTGACGCGTGCGTGGAGCGTCACGAAGTCGGACTCTGCGAGCAGCTGGTCGAGTCCAACGAACTCGATGGTGCCGTCGCTACCGGGCTCCTTGAACGGATCAAAGACGAGGACGCGTGCGCCGAATGCGGACATGATTGCCGCAACGCGGGCTCCGATAGCTCCGTAGCCGATGACGCCAACGGTGGAGGCTCCGACTTCCTGGCCGGTTTTCTCGAACAGGTAGTAATCGGTTGCCCACTCCCCGTTCACCACTTCCATGTGCCGCTGGGCGATCTGCCTGGCTGCGGCGAGCAGCATGGCAACGGAGTGTTCAGCCGTGGCCCGAGCATTGCGTCCGGGCGCATAGGAGACCATGACACCGTGCTTGGTGGCTGCGTCGATATTGACGTTGACGGGGCCGCCGCGACAGATCGTGATGAGCTTCAGGTCGGGGCTTGCCGCAATAACCTTCTCGGTGAACGGGAAGGTGTGGGAGATGACAACCTCGTTGCCCTGGAGGGCTTCGATCAGGGCGTCCTCGTCACCGAGTGCCTCCCGCACATCCCCAACATCACCAAATGCTGGTGTGGGCCACGTCGAGGCAATGCGGGAGAGCTCAGCATCCGGGAGCTCGTTTTGGATAGCGGTGGTGAGGACATCATCGGTGAGGAATCCGTCCGATGCGATGAGTATTTTCATTTCTCTTCCTAGTTCGTCCTAGTTCGTCTGCTTCTTCGTCCTAGTTCGTTTGCTTGCGGAGGTTCCTCATATC
This genomic window contains:
- a CDS encoding zinc-dependent alcohol dehydrogenase, translated to MRAYMFYGPGDLRLEDVEPGVPGPGEIAVEVKAAATCGTDLKSYRRGHPTLFPTLPARFGHEFAGIVTEVGDGVTDFKVGDRVVAANTAPCGHCWACTIGRESLCDNLEYLNGAFAEQIVIPKAIVERNTYHIPDTLSFEAAAPLEPLSTVVHGIYESGIKLGDTVTVNGAGPIGQMFIKLAQLRGASVIAADRSASRLAQAAEAGARTVDLTGLEGPEECAAQINELTPGGRGADVAVEAVGLPQVWEQTVHCLRPGGTAVLFGGTPKNAPFSVNSSDMHYKEYTLKGVYHHQPRYVKVAVELLSTGKFDGMSLCTEVRPLEALVESLEDMSQGNGSKYILRP
- a CDS encoding NAD(P)H-dependent glycerol-3-phosphate dehydrogenase; the protein is MPSIVILGAGAMGSGLANALVRAGWEVNLWGTWLDDHLIDAIEAGSPHPRIDVVISGKVTTFRSDDLAKAMDGVDVVALSVASAGVPKVVELALPGISKAQALWMTTKGFLPAEDGTIQLLPAGVRAIAEEAGVELPPIVAIAGPVKANECAADEPTATIFGCKDKDVAVKYAREARSDNYAIEPSDDEVGVEVCAPMKNVYAIMLGIADGLQDKTGHPHHNLKAATFAQAVREMSILSVALGAKEATAYGLPGVGDLEVTGLSGRNKVYGSRIGRGEGAKTALETMKELEQTVEGVPAIPLAVNLVEQTDASLKERMPLLFAAQQIVYEDDPNYADVLAQAVLPPRP
- a CDS encoding 2-hydroxyacid dehydrogenase, whose amino-acid sequence is MKILIASDGFLTDDVLTTAIQNELPDAELSRIASTWPTPAFGDVGDVREALGDEDALIEALQGNEVVISHTFPFTEKVIAASPDLKLITICRGGPVNVNIDAATKHGVMVSYAPGRNARATAEHSVAMLLAAARQIAQRHMEVVNGEWATDYYLFEKTGQEVGASTVGVIGYGAIGARVAAIMSAFGARVLVFDPFKEPGSDGTIEFVGLDQLLAESDFVTLHARVTDENRHMINADSLAKMKKGSILVNCARGPLVDYDAVCDSIDSGHLHAAAFDCLPEEPLPADHRLLRTPRITFTPHLAGASQEASRVAARIGSADIAAYARGELPTHLANPDVKRK
- a CDS encoding xylulokinase, giving the protein MNKINAADGPLVIAVDSSTTSSKAIIVDALGNVLALGKREIPLRTPQQGFGEHNPAHWWTSTNAAIAEAISRLKMEDRGRIEAIGMTHQRETFAPFTEDGTPLRNGILWLDIRAADQIKKYGTPEIHKLSGKPADVTPAIYKMAWVKEHEPEIWSKADKIVDVHAYLVYCLTGKWSDSVAAADSLGLFDIEKLDYDESLMEIAGVDRGQMADLYQPGEVLGYVKKEVRDAWNISKEIPVIAGLGDGQAAGIGAAAVDPEVAYLNMGTAVNAGVTSLDYQYGQVFRTLAGGVPNTYVLEILQSSGAFLTTWFRRVFGNPALQGGPDPELEALAAARTPGSGGLVTLPYWNAVQSPYWEPIARGGIVGWRGTHGPGSMYRSLLEAISMEMARSLRGMEEATGVKLQTVRAMGGGVRSKLWRQIMTDAIGLPITACKEDEISALGAGVVAMASTGVFGDTEIATAAKNMAQFTDSTEPNEENHKIYQELGAIQGRLYSDLKETNDQLHEFARRYPDAEVSNEDD